The genomic DNA TACTGACTCTTTACGTAGAGTGGCGGCCAAAGATACAATTTCGGCCGTTAAAGCCTTTGTCATACTCGCCCTTCAAGCAGGAGGAATTGATTCCTTCCCTAAAGCTGTCGTAAATCATGTGCCGAAAGCGGACTGGTAATTATTCAGTGAAAGTGAAGATGTAAAGTATTTCTCACTAATAATGTTTTATACAAGTAAATGGTTAATCAACAGGCGTGTATTTATAGACGACCATTGCTAGAACTTCTTAATATATGTAGGCAAAAATCTAAATCCTCTTGAAGGTGGGATTCCATTAATTGTTTCGCTTTTTCCCCGTCCCTAGCTTTAATCGCCTCATAAATTTCCTCGTGTTCATCAATTAAGCGTGGGCGATTGTAGAGCACAACGGTTTTTCGAAAAAGATAGATAATGGATTTCATGCGATCAATTGTATCGATCATTAGGGAATTGCCGCTGGCTTGAACGATAATTTTGTGAAAGCGTTCATTGGCCGCCATTATTTCCTCTGGTGCGCCATCTCTTCCTATTTGAATGCAATTAGAAAGTGAGGTTAAATCTTCCACGGGTAAATAGGTTGCTGCTGATTTCGCTGCGGAACCCTCTAAAAGACTTCGTAATTGAAAAAGGTTACGGAGATCTTTTTCTGTAGGTTGGACCACTTTTTTATTGACGACAAGCCCTTCGTGACCTAATTGTCGTAGGGCTTCTCTAATCGGTGTTCGGCTAATCCCTAGCTCTGTTGCTAATTTTTCTTCTACGATTTTTGTACCGCCCGGTAAATCACCATTTAAGATTCGATCACGAATTACTTCATATGCTTGGTGGGAAGCAGAGCGAGACTTATTATTGTTTTGAGTCACTTTGTTCACTCCTATTTCGTTCAACCTAATTACATTAACTTATCAAAAATACTGGGGGAATGAAAGGGAAACTTGTTTTTAATGGATTTTTGTACACAAATAAAATTAAAATGTATACAAAAATAAGTTATTGGTATACAATCAAATTGTTAAAAACGTTGAAAACGGTTGCAAGGGAAATAAACGTATCTCACACGATAAATAGGTAAAACTAAGTCGATTAGGAGGAGTTATGATGGTGAAAAAAGTTGGTTTTATTGGTTTAGGGATCATGGGGAAACCTATGGCGTTGAATTTGGTGGCTAAAGGCTATGAAGTAATGGTGAACGATTTAAATAAAGAGGCGGTACAAACTTTAGTTGGTGTGGGGGCAAAAGCAGCGGATTCTGCAAAGAGCATCGCCGAGAATAGTGACGTTGTCATTACGATGCTACCAGCTTCTCATCATGTGCAACAAGTTGTTTTAGGTGAAAATGGTGTACTTAGTGGCGCTAAAAAAGGCACAGTGATTATTGATATGAGTTCGATTTCGCCAGTTGTGTCAAAAGAGATTGCGGAAATCGCAGAAAAACAAGGAGTAGAAATGCTAGATGCTCCTGTTAGTGGTGGAGAACCAAAAGCAAAAGATGCAACACTTGCAATCATGGTCGGTGGAAAAGAAGAAGTGTTTGAGCAAGTGAAGGATGTATTAGCTGCGATGGGATCCGAAATCACATTAGTCGGTGGAAATGGAAGCGGCACGACTGCGAAATTAGCGAACCAAGTCATCGTAAACTTAAATATTGCTGCTATGTCTGAAGCTTTGGTATTAGCGGCAAAATCGGGCATCGATGTAGAAAAAATGTACCAAGCGATTAGAGGCGGATTAGCAGGAAGTGCCGTGCTAGATGCAAAAGTGCCATTAATTCTTGATCGTAACTTCGTGGCTGGTGGAAGAATTGATATTAATTTGAAAGACATCACAAATGTAATGGAAACAGCGCATAGTGTTGGTGTTCCAATGCCTCTTTCTAGTCATTTGTTGGAAATTTTCCATGCGTTAAAAGTGGACGGTAAAGCTGCGGATGACCATGGTGGAATTGTTCAATATTATGAAAAACTAGCAAACGTGACAGTTGGGAGAGTTTAATACATGACTACAATTGGCAGTAAAGAAAAGAGATTGGTCCAAGAGGTTTTAGGGAATATTCAAGCAGTCGATACACAAGCTGTGCGAAAGATGCTTACGAATGAACTCGTTGATTTGAATAAAAAAATCATTGTGCTAGACGATGATCCAACGGGTGTTCAAACTGTTCATGGCATTTCTGTTTACACAGATTGGTCAGTAGAAAGTTTGGAGCGAGGGTTTGAAGAAGAAAACGCCATGTTTTTTATTCTGACGAATTCTAGAGGATTTACGGCTGCTGAAACAGAAAAAGCACATACCAAAATCGCTACAAATATTGTAGAAGCGGCGAAAAAACAGAACAAAGAATTCATTGTCATTAGCCGTGGAGATTCGACGTTAAGAGGTCATTATCCTCTTGAAACAGAAGTGTTGAAAGGGACGATTGAAGCTGCTTTAGACATCCAATATGACGGTGAAGTGATTTTGCCATTTTTCAAAGAAGGAGGTCGCTATACAGTCGACAATATTCACTATGTGCAATATGAAGAGTATTTGGTGCCTGCTGGTGAAACAGAATTTGCGAAAGACAGAACGTTTGGCTATTCATCGTCTCATTTAGGTGAGTGGGTTGAGGAACAAACAAAGGGTGCATTTAAAGCTGAAAATACGACGTATATTTCACTGGAAAGCTTAAGAACGCTTGATATTGAAACAATCACAAACCAATTGCTTCAAGTGAGTGATTTCAACAAAGTAGTCGTGAATGCAGTCGACTACGTAGATGTGGAAGTTTTTGTTATCGCCCTTATTAAAGCTATGAAGTCCGGGAAACAATTCATGTTCCGAAGTGCAGCCGCGCTTACGAAAGTAATGGGTGGAGTAAGTGATAAAGCACTATTAAAGAGAGAAGAATTGATTCAAGAAGAAACGAATCATGGTGGATTAATTCTTGTGGGATCGCATGTTAAAAAGACGACGGAACAACTCGAAGTATTGAAAACAGGTGATTTCATCGAATTCATTGAATTTGATAGCCATCTTGTGCTACAACCAGACAAGTTCCAAGAAGAGATAGATCGAGTGATTGAAACAACCGAGAATTTTATTCGCTCTGGTAAAACAGTTACGGTGTACACAAGACGTGAAAGATTGGATCTTGGTGAAGGCAAAAAAGAAGAAGAGTTAAAACTATCCGTAAAAATTTCAGATGCGGTCACAAGTATCGTGCAACGCTTAACTGTACGTCCTAATTACATTGTTGCCAAAGGCGGCATTACGTCTAGTGATATTGGAACAAAAGGGCTGCAAGTAAAAAGAGCAACAGTAGCTGGTCAAATCCAACCTGGAATTCCTGTATGGGTGACGGGAGAAGAAAGCAAGTTCCCAGGAATGGCGTATATTATTTTCCCGGGGAATGTCGGGGCGGTTACAACATTGAAAGATACGGTTGATATTTTGAACAACTAATCCATTGTTTATCAAGTTCGGCGAGGGGGCCATTTTACATGTTAATCAATACGAAAAAGATTTTACAGCATGCGCAGCAAGAAAAATACGCTGTAGCAGCCTTTAATGTATACAATTTAGAAACGGTTCAAGTAGCAATACATGTTGCCGAACGGGAAAATCAACCAGTCATTATCGCGTTAGGAGAACGTTATTTTCCAACGGTTGATGTGGAAGGGTTTGCAGCTTTTGTGAAAGCATTGGCTGAAAAGTCTGCTGTCCCTGTAGCGCTCCATCTGGATCATGCATATGAAAAAGAATCGATTATTCGTGCCATTCGTTGTGGTTTCACGTCTGTTATGTTTGACGGGTCGGCCTATGATTTAGATGAAAATATTCGCCGTACAAAAGAAATAGTGGAAATTGCTCATATGGCAGGTGTGTCTGTTGAGGCTGAAATAGGTTCTTTAGCAAAAGGTGATTTTTCCGACGAGGAAGAGGGAGACGGCACATTGACGGATCCGCAGTCCGCGAAAGACTTTGTTGACACGACAGGTGTAGACTTTTTAGCTGCAGCTATCGGTACTGTTCACGGAATGTACAAGGGAGAGCCTAAAATTGATTTGCCTCTTTTAGAAAGAATTCAGCAGGCTGTTGATGTTCCACTTGTCCTCCATGGAGGATCGGGCACACCTGATTCAGTTATTACACAGGCTGTCCAACTCGGAATATGTAAGGTCAATGTGAACACGGAAGTATCGATGGCTGCCGTGTCCTATTTACAGCATGCTTTTGAAAACAAACAAATGGTCCACCTTTCCACTGTAATGGCGGACATGCAACAGGCTATGGAACCTGTAATGACTAAATTCGTTCGGTTGTTTGCAAATCGCTAACAACAATCATCCGGTTTACATAGTACGATTTGAAGACGTAAAAAACTAAACTAAACGAAATGGGGACAGAGTAAGATGCCGATAGTATCTGTCTGTGTAGGAGTTGCTCTCTTACTTCTATTAATGATTGTTTTTAAATTAAATGCGTTTATCTCTTTAGTTCTTGTTGCACTAGCAGTAGGGATATTAGAAGGAATGCCGCCACTTGATGCAATGGCATCCGTCCAAAGTGGTTTAGGCGGAACACTCGGAAGCCTGACGATGATTATCATTTTTGGTGCGATTCTTGGTAAATTGATGACAGATTCAGGCGGGGCACAACGAATTGCCATGACGCTTATCAAATCATTCGGGAAAAAGAGAGTTCAACTAGCCGCTGTACTGACAGCTTCGGTTGTCGGGATTGCACTGTTTTTCGAAACAGGAGTGGTCGTTTTAATACCTTTAGTATTTACGATCGCTACAGCAGCTGGAGTGCCTGTCTTGTACATTGGAATGCCTGTTATTGCAGCTCTTATTACAATGCATGGGTTTGTTCCGCCACACCCAGGACCAACTGCGGTTGCTAGTGTATTTGAGGCGAATATCGGAAAGACATTGATTTATGGAATTATCATAGCGATTCCTGCCATTATTATTGGTGGCCTGTTATTTACGAAGCTGTTCAAAAAAGAAGATTTGGAAGTTGATATACCTAA from Sporosarcina sp. FSL K6-1522 includes the following:
- a CDS encoding class II fructose-bisphosphate aldolase gives rise to the protein MLINTKKILQHAQQEKYAVAAFNVYNLETVQVAIHVAERENQPVIIALGERYFPTVDVEGFAAFVKALAEKSAVPVALHLDHAYEKESIIRAIRCGFTSVMFDGSAYDLDENIRRTKEIVEIAHMAGVSVEAEIGSLAKGDFSDEEEGDGTLTDPQSAKDFVDTTGVDFLAAAIGTVHGMYKGEPKIDLPLLERIQQAVDVPLVLHGGSGTPDSVITQAVQLGICKVNVNTEVSMAAVSYLQHAFENKQMVHLSTVMADMQQAMEPVMTKFVRLFANR
- a CDS encoding four-carbon acid sugar kinase family protein, which produces MTTIGSKEKRLVQEVLGNIQAVDTQAVRKMLTNELVDLNKKIIVLDDDPTGVQTVHGISVYTDWSVESLERGFEEENAMFFILTNSRGFTAAETEKAHTKIATNIVEAAKKQNKEFIVISRGDSTLRGHYPLETEVLKGTIEAALDIQYDGEVILPFFKEGGRYTVDNIHYVQYEEYLVPAGETEFAKDRTFGYSSSHLGEWVEEQTKGAFKAENTTYISLESLRTLDIETITNQLLQVSDFNKVVVNAVDYVDVEVFVIALIKAMKSGKQFMFRSAAALTKVMGGVSDKALLKREELIQEETNHGGLILVGSHVKKTTEQLEVLKTGDFIEFIEFDSHLVLQPDKFQEEIDRVIETTENFIRSGKTVTVYTRRERLDLGEGKKEEELKLSVKISDAVTSIVQRLTVRPNYIVAKGGITSSDIGTKGLQVKRATVAGQIQPGIPVWVTGEESKFPGMAYIIFPGNVGAVTTLKDTVDILNN
- a CDS encoding GntR family transcriptional regulator, whose translation is MTQNNNKSRSASHQAYEVIRDRILNGDLPGGTKIVEEKLATELGISRTPIREALRQLGHEGLVVNKKVVQPTEKDLRNLFQLRSLLEGSAAKSAATYLPVEDLTSLSNCIQIGRDGAPEEIMAANERFHKIIVQASGNSLMIDTIDRMKSIIYLFRKTVVLYNRPRLIDEHEEIYEAIKARDGEKAKQLMESHLQEDLDFCLHILRSSSNGRL
- the garR gene encoding 2-hydroxy-3-oxopropionate reductase, whose protein sequence is MVKKVGFIGLGIMGKPMALNLVAKGYEVMVNDLNKEAVQTLVGVGAKAADSAKSIAENSDVVITMLPASHHVQQVVLGENGVLSGAKKGTVIIDMSSISPVVSKEIAEIAEKQGVEMLDAPVSGGEPKAKDATLAIMVGGKEEVFEQVKDVLAAMGSEITLVGGNGSGTTAKLANQVIVNLNIAAMSEALVLAAKSGIDVEKMYQAIRGGLAGSAVLDAKVPLILDRNFVAGGRIDINLKDITNVMETAHSVGVPMPLSSHLLEIFHALKVDGKAADDHGGIVQYYEKLANVTVGRV